Proteins from one Mycobacterium adipatum genomic window:
- a CDS encoding DUF58 domain-containing protein: MILTGRAGLLALIGILPIAVSPWPATTFVVVVAAIVAVLSVDTALAASPRRLRVTRSGDTSARLGQPVDIVVEVHHPGARRLRGEMRDAWAPSARAQPRSGPVDIPAGGRTRLHTTLAPLRRGDLDGAQVTVRTLGPLGLAGRQYSHDAPWRVRILPPFLSRKHLPSRLAKLRELDGMVPVLIRGQGTEFDSLREYVDGDDVRSIDWRATARRADVVVRTWRPERDRRVVIVLDTGRTSAGRIGVDPLSSDPTGWPRLDWSMDAALLLAALAARAGDHVDFLAHDRVTRAGLFHASRRDLLAQLVAAMAPLQPALLESDAAAMVAAVQRRVRRRALVVLLTDLNASALDEGLMGVVAQLAAKHQVLLAAVSDPRVDALAAGRSDAAQVYDAAAAERSRNDRHAIAARLRNHGVGVIDALPEQLAPALADRYLAMKAAGKL, translated from the coding sequence GTGATCCTCACCGGCCGGGCCGGCCTGCTGGCACTGATCGGCATTCTGCCGATCGCGGTATCACCCTGGCCCGCCACAACTTTCGTCGTCGTGGTGGCGGCGATCGTGGCGGTCTTGAGCGTCGACACCGCCCTGGCGGCCAGCCCCAGGCGGCTGAGGGTGACCCGCTCGGGTGACACCTCGGCACGGTTGGGACAGCCCGTCGACATCGTCGTGGAGGTGCACCATCCGGGCGCGCGGCGACTGCGTGGCGAGATGCGGGACGCCTGGGCGCCGAGCGCCCGTGCGCAACCCCGCAGCGGACCGGTGGACATCCCGGCCGGCGGGCGAACCCGCCTGCACACCACCCTGGCACCGCTGCGGCGAGGTGACCTCGACGGCGCACAGGTCACCGTGCGCACACTCGGACCGCTGGGGCTCGCCGGGCGGCAGTACTCCCACGACGCGCCGTGGCGGGTACGCATCCTGCCGCCGTTTTTGTCCCGCAAACACCTGCCGTCCCGATTGGCCAAGCTGCGCGAGCTCGACGGTATGGTTCCGGTGCTGATCCGGGGCCAGGGCACCGAATTCGATTCGCTGCGTGAGTATGTCGACGGTGACGATGTGCGCTCCATCGACTGGCGCGCCACCGCGCGACGAGCCGATGTGGTGGTCCGCACCTGGCGTCCCGAGCGCGACCGGCGGGTGGTCATCGTGCTCGACACCGGCCGGACGTCGGCGGGCCGGATCGGGGTGGATCCGTTGTCCTCGGATCCCACCGGCTGGCCCCGGCTGGACTGGTCGATGGACGCGGCACTGCTGCTGGCCGCGTTGGCCGCCCGCGCCGGAGACCACGTGGACTTCCTTGCCCACGACCGGGTCACCCGCGCCGGACTGTTCCATGCCTCCCGGCGCGACCTGCTCGCCCAGTTGGTGGCCGCGATGGCACCCCTGCAGCCCGCGCTGCTGGAGTCCGACGCCGCGGCCATGGTGGCCGCGGTCCAGCGCCGGGTGCGCCGCCGCGCCCTGGTCGTCCTGCTCACCGATCTGAATGCGTCGGCCCTGGACGAGGGACTGATGGGTGTGGTGGCGCAGTTGGCGGCGAAACACCAGGTGCTGCTGGCGGCGGTCTCCGATCCACGGGTCGACGCGCTGGCCGCGGGACGCAGCGATGCGGCGCAGGTGTACGACGCCGCGGCGGCGGAGCGATCGCGCAATGACCGGCACGCGATCGCCGCCCGGCTGCGCAACCATGGCGTCGGTGTGATCGATGCCCTCCCAGAGCAGTTGGCACCCGCGCTGGCGGATCGGTATTTGGCCATGAAGGCCGCCGGCAAGCTCTAG
- a CDS encoding AAA family ATPase, translating to MTPPSHPDAAREALLALRTEISKAVIGQEAVVSGLVIALLCRGHVLLEGVPGVAKTLLVRSLAAALQLDFKRVQFTPDLMPGDVTGSLVYDARTAEFEFRAGPVFANLLLADEINRTPPKTQAALLEAMEERQVTVDGEPRALPDPFIVAATQNPIEYEGTYQLPEAQLDRFLLKLNVPLPPRDQEIAILGRHAGGFDPRDLSGLTPVAGAADLAAGRDAVRNVLVANEILGYIVDIAGATRHSPALQLGVSPRGATALLATARSWAWLSGRDYVTPDDVKAMARPTLRHRIALRPEAELEGADPDGVLDGILATVPVPRW from the coding sequence GTGACGCCACCCTCGCACCCGGACGCCGCCCGGGAGGCACTGCTCGCCCTGCGCACCGAGATATCCAAGGCCGTCATCGGGCAGGAGGCGGTGGTCAGCGGTCTGGTCATCGCGCTGCTCTGCCGTGGCCACGTATTGCTCGAAGGTGTTCCGGGCGTGGCGAAGACGCTGCTGGTGCGCAGCCTGGCGGCCGCCTTGCAGTTGGATTTCAAGCGGGTGCAGTTCACCCCGGATCTGATGCCCGGCGATGTCACCGGCTCGCTGGTCTATGACGCCCGCACCGCGGAGTTCGAGTTCCGCGCCGGCCCGGTGTTCGCCAATCTGCTGTTGGCCGACGAGATCAACCGCACCCCACCGAAAACCCAGGCGGCGCTGCTGGAGGCGATGGAGGAACGCCAGGTCACCGTCGACGGCGAGCCCCGCGCGCTGCCCGACCCGTTCATCGTGGCGGCCACCCAGAATCCCATCGAGTACGAGGGCACCTACCAGCTTCCCGAGGCTCAGCTGGACCGGTTCCTGCTCAAACTGAATGTGCCGCTGCCACCCCGCGATCAGGAGATCGCGATCCTCGGTCGGCACGCCGGCGGTTTCGATCCCCGCGATCTGTCCGGACTGACGCCGGTGGCCGGGGCCGCCGATTTGGCGGCCGGCCGCGACGCGGTGCGCAACGTATTGGTGGCCAACGAGATACTGGGCTACATCGTCGACATCGCCGGTGCCACCCGGCATTCGCCCGCCCTGCAGCTCGGGGTGTCACCGCGCGGCGCGACAGCACTACTGGCCACCGCGCGGTCCTGGGCGTGGCTGTCCGGCCGCGACTACGTAACCCCCGACGATGTGAAGGCGATGGCCCGGCCGACGCTGCGGCACCGGATCGCGTTGCGGCCGGAGGCCGAGCTGGAGGGCGCCGACCCGGACGGTGTGCTCGACGGCATCCTGGCGACCGTGCCGGTGCCGCGCTGGTGA
- a CDS encoding DUF4350 domain-containing protein: MTKQRLRTARWVFLALLMIALVSALGAYLTAPRPGGLMEADSTSPDGAHALVTLLRDHGVAVDVAEDLDDVIAAARPDTLILVAQTFFLLDDEGLNTLAALPGDRLLVAPSARTRERLAPSIRLDGSIQFGGQPMCELREAVSAGDVHFGLSESYRGDGDTPVTRCYDGALVRYTESGRTTTVVGSSEFMTNAGLLGQGSAALAMNLAGTHGRVIWYAPQRLEGGSAGEASLLDLAPRQIRWMVLQLCLAVVLVAWWRGRRLGPLVAEQLPVVVRASETVEGRARLYRAHRARDRAADALRTAARARLLPRLGLGHNPSPSAVTAALAQRIGRDCEAVLYGPAPGTDAELLELAHQLDDLERQVTQS; encoded by the coding sequence GTGACGAAACAGCGCTTGCGTACCGCGCGCTGGGTCTTCCTGGCGCTGCTGATGATCGCACTGGTCTCCGCGCTCGGCGCCTATCTGACCGCCCCGCGGCCGGGTGGGTTGATGGAGGCCGACTCGACGTCACCCGACGGCGCCCATGCGCTGGTCACGCTGCTGCGCGACCACGGCGTCGCCGTCGATGTCGCCGAGGATCTCGACGACGTCATCGCCGCGGCCCGGCCGGACACTCTGATCCTCGTCGCGCAGACCTTCTTCCTGCTCGACGACGAGGGGCTGAACACGCTGGCCGCACTGCCCGGAGACCGGCTGTTGGTCGCCCCGTCCGCACGGACCCGGGAACGACTGGCACCATCGATCCGTCTCGACGGCTCGATCCAGTTCGGCGGCCAGCCGATGTGTGAGCTGCGGGAGGCGGTAAGCGCCGGTGACGTGCACTTCGGCCTCAGCGAGAGCTACCGAGGCGACGGCGACACCCCGGTCACCCGCTGCTATGACGGCGCCCTGGTGCGCTACACCGAATCCGGGCGCACCACCACCGTGGTCGGCAGTTCGGAGTTCATGACCAACGCCGGCCTGCTGGGCCAGGGCAGCGCCGCGCTGGCGATGAATCTGGCGGGTACCCACGGCCGGGTGATCTGGTACGCGCCCCAGCGGCTCGAGGGCGGATCCGCCGGAGAGGCATCGCTGCTCGACCTGGCTCCACGCCAGATAAGGTGGATGGTCCTTCAGCTGTGTCTCGCAGTGGTGCTGGTCGCATGGTGGCGCGGTCGCCGGCTGGGACCCCTGGTCGCCGAGCAGTTGCCCGTCGTGGTGCGAGCCTCGGAGACGGTGGAGGGCCGGGCCCGGCTCTATCGTGCGCACCGCGCGCGCGATAGGGCGGCGGACGCGCTGCGCACCGCGGCACGAGCCCGGCTGCTCCCCCGTCTCGGACTCGGGCACAACCCGTCGCCGTCGGCGGTCACCGCGGCCCTCGCCCAGCGCATCGGCCGTGACTGCGAGGCCGTGCTGTACGGGCCCGCACCGGGCACCGATGCCGAACTTCTCGAACTGGCACACCAACTCGACGATCTCGAAAGGCAGGTCACCCAGTCGTGA
- a CDS encoding DUF4129 domain-containing protein, whose translation MTGLDIDGDAAHDAAQRELGKPIYPRPSLTEQLMAWFDDILYKVFTDGSWLPGGWITLGLLLTLLAIAGYLVVRIARRTMRTDRGSAAALFGSRELSAEQHRAEAERSAAQGDWAMAIGHRLRAVARELEQAGTLDPVPGRTATELARDAGAARPGLTAEFHYAANTFNAVTYGAQCGTEDEYRRIVALDRSVRTAVST comes from the coding sequence GTGACCGGTCTCGATATCGACGGCGACGCCGCGCACGATGCTGCGCAGCGCGAACTCGGCAAGCCCATCTATCCGCGGCCCTCGCTGACCGAACAGCTGATGGCCTGGTTCGACGACATCCTCTACAAGGTGTTCACCGACGGCTCGTGGCTGCCGGGTGGTTGGATCACCCTCGGGCTGCTGCTGACGCTGCTCGCCATCGCCGGCTACCTGGTGGTCAGAATCGCCCGGCGCACGATGCGCACCGATCGCGGATCCGCCGCGGCCCTGTTCGGGTCCCGGGAACTCAGCGCCGAGCAGCACCGAGCTGAGGCCGAACGGTCTGCCGCGCAGGGTGATTGGGCCATGGCGATCGGCCATCGGTTGCGCGCGGTGGCGCGTGAGCTCGAGCAGGCCGGCACCCTGGACCCCGTACCGGGCCGCACCGCGACCGAACTGGCCCGCGACGCCGGTGCCGCCCGACCCGGCCTGACTGCCGAGTTCCATTACGCTGCAAATACCTTTAATGCGGTGACCTACGGCGCCCAGTGCGGCACCGAGGACGAGTACCGCCGGATCGTCGCGCTGGACCGCAGTGTGCGCACGGCGGTGTCGACGTGA
- a CDS encoding GatB/YqeY domain-containing protein, whose protein sequence is MAELKDRLRADLTSAMKAQDKLRTATLRMLLASIQSEEVSGRAARELSDEDVLKVLAREAKKRGEAAEIYTQNGRGELAANEHAEARIIDEYLPTPLTDAELVDVVDTALAQVAEELGERPGVRQMGQVMKAANAIAAGKADGARLSAAVKARL, encoded by the coding sequence ATGGCGGAATTGAAGGACAGGTTGCGTGCCGACCTGACGTCGGCGATGAAGGCGCAGGACAAGCTGCGCACTGCGACGCTGCGCATGTTGCTGGCATCGATCCAGTCCGAGGAGGTTTCGGGTAGGGCTGCCCGTGAGTTGTCCGACGAGGATGTGCTCAAGGTGCTGGCACGGGAGGCGAAGAAGCGCGGCGAGGCGGCCGAGATCTACACCCAGAACGGCCGCGGTGAGTTGGCGGCCAATGAGCATGCCGAGGCCCGCATCATCGACGAGTACCTGCCCACCCCGCTGACCGATGCCGAGTTGGTCGACGTGGTGGACACCGCGCTGGCCCAGGTTGCCGAGGAACTCGGTGAGCGCCCCGGAGTCCGGCAGATGGGTCAGGTGATGAAGGCGGCCAACGCGATTGCGGCGGGCAAGGCCGACGGGGCGCGGTTATCCGCGGCCGTGAAGGCCCGCCTGTAG
- a CDS encoding three-helix bundle dimerization domain-containing protein, whose protein sequence is MLKIDEGEQIASVESRLMKRFTEVPAERVTATVAAAHKHFITSTVRDYVALLVERRARAELQAGLHGRG, encoded by the coding sequence GTGCTGAAGATCGATGAGGGTGAACAAATCGCGAGCGTCGAGAGCCGCCTGATGAAACGTTTCACCGAGGTTCCTGCGGAGCGCGTCACCGCCACCGTCGCCGCGGCGCACAAGCACTTCATCACCAGCACCGTCCGCGACTATGTCGCGCTGCTCGTCGAACGCCGCGCGCGCGCCGAACTACAGGCGGGCCTTCACGGCCGCGGATAA
- a CDS encoding acyl-CoA thioesterase, producing the protein MTTNSWVAALLDFDRDRDVFLAPQWDGPGARLFGGLIAAQSLGAAGATVDPDKHPQSLHAYFVRGGQHGVDVELQVERTRDGRSFDTRRVTARQQGKVILEMIASFQIDEPGADWFPPRTPSVALDDAVPKNPDLDVVDRFELRCNPDDDSPFAVPPFWIRTRDPIEDDPLIRACTLTYMSDLGPVPAARPPGTPVAENIGYAASLDHSVWFHRPFVPHAWHRYEVDSLGNSHSRGLVAGGLYDTSGSLIANTAQQALWRL; encoded by the coding sequence ATGACCACCAACAGCTGGGTCGCCGCACTGCTCGATTTCGACCGCGACCGCGATGTGTTCCTCGCGCCGCAGTGGGACGGGCCGGGAGCGCGGCTGTTCGGCGGGCTGATCGCCGCCCAGTCGCTGGGCGCCGCCGGGGCCACGGTCGACCCGGACAAGCACCCCCAGTCGCTACACGCCTACTTCGTGCGCGGCGGCCAGCACGGAGTCGATGTCGAACTGCAGGTCGAACGCACCCGCGACGGGCGCTCCTTCGACACCCGCCGGGTCACCGCCCGCCAGCAGGGCAAGGTGATCCTGGAGATGATCGCGTCGTTCCAGATCGACGAGCCGGGCGCGGACTGGTTCCCACCGCGGACCCCCAGCGTCGCACTCGACGATGCCGTGCCGAAGAACCCCGATCTCGATGTGGTGGACCGCTTCGAACTGCGCTGCAATCCCGACGACGATTCACCGTTCGCGGTGCCCCCGTTCTGGATCCGCACCCGCGACCCGATCGAGGACGACCCGCTCATCCGCGCCTGCACGCTCACCTACATGTCCGATCTCGGGCCGGTTCCCGCGGCCCGCCCGCCGGGCACCCCGGTCGCCGAGAACATCGGGTACGCCGCCAGCCTGGACCACTCGGTGTGGTTTCACCGGCCGTTCGTGCCGCACGCCTGGCACCGCTATGAGGTCGATTCCCTGGGCAACAGCCACTCCCGCGGACTGGTCGCCGGCGGGCTCTACGACACGTCGGGCTCGCTCATCGCCAACACCGCCCAACAGGCGCTCTGGCGGTTGTGA
- a CDS encoding ArsR/SmtB family transcription factor, with protein MPHAIAPEIAVDAAACCSPLTGGALDTAAAERLASVFKALADPARVKLVSLIAASEGAEACICDLTEPLGLSQPTVSHHMRMLVDAGLVSRDQRGKWAYYRVNAEALDRVAAAVSTRP; from the coding sequence ATGCCGCACGCCATCGCACCCGAGATCGCCGTCGACGCGGCCGCGTGCTGCTCACCGCTGACCGGCGGCGCACTCGATACCGCCGCCGCCGAACGGCTCGCGTCGGTGTTCAAGGCGCTCGCCGACCCGGCGCGGGTCAAGTTGGTGTCCCTCATCGCGGCCTCGGAAGGCGCCGAAGCCTGCATCTGCGACCTCACCGAACCACTGGGATTGAGCCAGCCCACCGTGTCGCATCACATGAGAATGCTGGTCGACGCCGGCCTGGTGAGTCGCGATCAGCGCGGCAAGTGGGCCTACTACCGGGTCAATGCCGAAGCTCTGGACCGCGTCGCCGCCGCGGTGTCAACCCGACCCTAG
- a CDS encoding NAD(P)-binding domain-containing protein translates to MSDLPVVVIGAGPLGLAAAAHLVERGLVPLVLEAGDGPGTAVDQWAHVRTFSPWPELIDPAAARLLAPTGWTPSEAGYPTGREWIDDYLAPLAAVLGSRVRYRTRVAAVSRLGRDRLVSAGRSDAPFVVHVTQPDGTEARVHARAVIDCSGTWGQPNPAGADGVPALGERLAADSGVLSFVPPTPTEASDAAGKHVVVIGSGHSAMTAVIQLDEVARRDPSTTVTWVLRRGVVGDTFGGGGADELPQRGALGTRSKEAVDAGRVSLVTGFRTERVDLLHGRAVVSAEDGRTLDPADHVVVLTGFRPDLSFLSEMRLELDAILQAPVKLAPSIDPNEHSCGSVAPHGAAELAHPEPDLYIAGMKSYGRAPTFLAMTGYEQVRSIAAALAGDHEAARRVELTLPDTGVCNGAGLFDAPETEAAGGGCCAPAPAADPLALSLHPLGG, encoded by the coding sequence ATGTCGGATCTGCCAGTAGTCGTGATCGGTGCCGGCCCATTGGGTCTGGCCGCCGCCGCGCACCTCGTGGAGCGGGGCCTCGTGCCGCTGGTGCTGGAGGCCGGTGACGGTCCCGGGACGGCGGTCGACCAGTGGGCCCACGTGCGCACGTTCTCGCCGTGGCCGGAACTGATCGACCCGGCCGCCGCCCGGCTGTTGGCGCCGACGGGGTGGACGCCATCCGAGGCGGGGTATCCGACCGGTCGGGAGTGGATCGACGACTACCTCGCGCCGCTGGCCGCAGTGCTGGGGTCGCGCGTGCGGTATCGGACTCGGGTGGCTGCGGTGTCCCGGCTGGGACGAGACAGGTTGGTCAGCGCCGGCCGCTCCGATGCTCCCTTCGTCGTGCACGTCACGCAGCCGGACGGGACCGAGGCCCGGGTCCACGCGCGGGCGGTTATCGACTGCTCCGGGACGTGGGGCCAGCCCAATCCGGCCGGCGCCGACGGAGTTCCGGCTCTCGGGGAACGGCTGGCCGCAGATTCCGGGGTGCTGTCCTTTGTGCCGCCCACGCCGACAGAGGCCTCGGATGCGGCGGGTAAGCACGTCGTGGTGATCGGCAGTGGGCATTCGGCGATGACTGCGGTGATCCAGTTGGACGAGGTTGCGCGCCGCGACCCGTCGACAACGGTGACATGGGTGCTGCGTCGTGGGGTGGTCGGTGACACGTTCGGCGGTGGTGGCGCCGACGAGCTTCCGCAGCGCGGCGCGCTGGGTACGCGTTCCAAGGAGGCCGTCGATGCCGGCCGTGTCTCGCTGGTGACCGGTTTCCGTACCGAGCGCGTGGACCTTCTGCACGGACGCGCGGTGGTGTCAGCGGAGGACGGCCGCACGCTGGACCCCGCAGATCACGTCGTGGTGCTCACGGGTTTCCGGCCGGATCTGTCCTTCCTGTCGGAGATGCGTCTGGAACTGGACGCGATCCTGCAAGCGCCCGTCAAGCTGGCCCCGTCGATCGATCCGAACGAACACTCCTGCGGGAGCGTGGCGCCGCACGGCGCCGCCGAGTTGGCCCACCCGGAGCCGGACCTGTACATCGCGGGGATGAAGTCCTATGGCCGCGCCCCCACCTTTCTGGCCATGACCGGCTACGAGCAGGTCCGCAGCATCGCCGCCGCACTGGCCGGTGACCATGAGGCCGCGCGCCGGGTGGAGCTGACGCTGCCCGACACCGGGGTGTGCAACGGAGCTGGTCTGTTCGACGCCCCCGAGACCGAGGCCGCCGGTGGTGGATGCTGCGCTCCGGCGCCCGCAGCGGATCCGTTGGCCTTGTCGCTGCACCCACTTGGCGGATGA
- a CDS encoding MFS transporter, with protein MTETIRPGPGLRGLLVALCVTEITSWGVLYYAFTVLSPAISADTGWSAPAVTAAFSAGLVTSALAGIPIGRWLDRVGPRWIMTAGSLLGVCAVVAVATAPNFGWFVAAWVFAGVAMSMVFYAPAFAALTRFFGAVAVRALTVLTLVAGFASTVFAPLTAVLSGHMDWRQTYLVLAVIMGSITVPAHFFGLRRPWPASSATHHAESPTRTARSGAFLALVAAFALSGLASYAVIANLVPLMAQRGIGTGAAALALGLGGAGQVLGRLGYETLTRRVGVVPRTVIIMAGVAATTVLLGAFGSYVALLVVAIGAGVMRGIMTLLQATAVTERWGPTHYGHLSGILNAPIMIATAVGPFVGAALASLLGGYSAMFVALGVIAGVGAVLAVVTQPRVGRVR; from the coding sequence ATGACCGAGACGATCCGTCCCGGTCCGGGGTTGCGCGGGTTGCTCGTCGCCCTGTGCGTCACCGAGATCACCAGCTGGGGGGTGCTGTATTACGCGTTCACGGTGCTGTCGCCGGCGATCAGCGCCGACACCGGATGGTCCGCGCCGGCGGTGACCGCGGCGTTCTCCGCCGGTCTGGTGACATCGGCGCTCGCCGGTATTCCGATCGGGCGGTGGCTGGACCGGGTCGGCCCGCGCTGGATCATGACGGCCGGGTCGCTGCTGGGCGTCTGCGCGGTGGTCGCGGTGGCGACCGCACCGAATTTCGGCTGGTTCGTCGCCGCGTGGGTGTTCGCCGGAGTCGCGATGAGCATGGTGTTCTACGCGCCCGCATTTGCCGCGCTGACGCGGTTCTTCGGGGCGGTGGCGGTGCGGGCGTTGACAGTGCTGACGTTGGTGGCCGGTTTCGCCAGTACCGTATTCGCGCCGCTGACTGCGGTGCTGTCCGGTCACATGGACTGGCGGCAGACCTATCTGGTGCTGGCTGTGATCATGGGGTCGATCACCGTGCCTGCGCACTTCTTCGGGCTGCGCCGACCCTGGCCGGCGTCGTCGGCCACCCACCACGCGGAGTCGCCGACCCGGACCGCGCGGAGCGGGGCGTTCCTGGCATTGGTGGCCGCGTTCGCCCTGTCCGGGCTGGCCTCTTACGCGGTGATCGCCAACCTGGTGCCGTTGATGGCACAGCGCGGGATCGGCACCGGCGCCGCGGCGCTCGCGCTCGGCCTCGGTGGTGCCGGACAGGTACTCGGCCGGCTCGGCTATGAAACCCTGACGCGACGTGTCGGCGTGGTGCCCCGGACGGTGATCATCATGGCGGGTGTCGCCGCCACCACCGTGCTGCTGGGAGCGTTCGGCAGCTACGTGGCACTGCTGGTCGTGGCCATCGGTGCGGGTGTCATGCGGGGCATCATGACGCTTCTACAAGCCACCGCCGTCACCGAACGTTGGGGCCCAACCCATTACGGGCATCTCAGCGGCATCTTGAACGCGCCGATCATGATCGCCACCGCCGTCGGTCCGTTCGTCGGTGCCGCGCTGGCCAGCCTGCTCGGCGGCTACTCCGCGATGTTCGTGGCGCTGGGGGTGATCGCCGGCGTCGGGGCGGTGCTGGCGGTGGTAACCCAGCCGCGGGTCGGTCGGGTCCGATGA
- a CDS encoding TauD/TfdA family dioxygenase produces MKSPVDSGLPSVWTPATFPDEAAWSFDLSADDQKALIAYGHGGAAADLESHFRTGAAHWVNLLNNGPGFVRLRHFPIDVLTDHQIERAYLGLGALLGRPVGQDRDANFITHIRDERVPAEPGVRKYRTNLRQDFHSDGSDLVGLLCLQPAKTGGESRIVSAHAVYNEMLRRAPHLVDVMYLPMPWDRNEEQGQGEAPFFELAPISDINGIPRIFFIAWYIRDSQRHPDAPRLTDDQREALSLVERIANDPAFHIEMSFQPGDIQLLNNTTVLHSREEYTDHTDLALRRHLLRLWLTTDAQSAHQLLRDGIRKQDDTNAAAVS; encoded by the coding sequence GTGAAATCACCAGTTGACTCAGGTTTGCCGTCGGTATGGACCCCGGCAACCTTCCCCGACGAGGCCGCATGGTCGTTCGATCTCTCCGCCGACGACCAGAAGGCCCTCATCGCCTACGGCCATGGTGGAGCCGCCGCTGATCTGGAGTCCCATTTCCGAACTGGCGCAGCGCATTGGGTGAACCTTCTCAACAACGGCCCGGGATTTGTGCGGCTGCGCCATTTCCCGATCGACGTGCTGACCGACCACCAGATCGAGCGCGCCTACCTAGGACTGGGTGCACTGTTGGGCCGACCGGTCGGGCAAGACCGCGACGCGAACTTCATTACGCATATCCGCGACGAACGGGTGCCCGCAGAGCCAGGAGTGCGCAAGTACCGGACCAATTTGCGTCAGGACTTCCATAGCGACGGTTCCGACCTCGTCGGATTGCTGTGCCTGCAGCCGGCAAAAACCGGCGGCGAATCCCGGATAGTCAGCGCGCACGCCGTCTACAACGAGATGTTGCGCCGCGCCCCGCATCTTGTCGATGTCATGTATCTGCCGATGCCGTGGGACCGCAACGAGGAACAAGGCCAGGGCGAGGCGCCATTCTTCGAACTGGCGCCCATCTCCGATATCAACGGGATACCACGAATCTTCTTCATTGCCTGGTATATCCGTGACTCACAACGCCACCCCGATGCGCCGCGCCTCACCGACGACCAGCGCGAAGCGTTGAGCTTGGTCGAGCGTATCGCCAACGATCCGGCATTCCATATCGAGATGAGCTTCCAGCCAGGCGACATCCAGCTGCTCAACAACACGACCGTGCTGCACTCGCGCGAGGAGTACACCGACCATACGGACCTCGCCCTGCGACGACATCTGCTTCGGTTATGGCTCACCACAGACGCACAGTCGGCACACCAACTCCTGCGAGACGGTATCCGCAAACAGGATGACACCAACGCCGCCGCCGTGAGCTGA
- a CDS encoding Rv2640c family ArsR-like transcriptional regulator, with amino-acid sequence MPKALPVIDVSAPICCAPIAAAPMDEDTALQLALRLKALADPARIRLMSILLTARGNGVCTCDLAAAIGLSDGTVSHHLGQLKRAGLVASERRGTNVYYRAQVEALEALRGALSSCC; translated from the coding sequence ATGCCCAAAGCGTTGCCCGTCATCGATGTCAGCGCCCCCATCTGTTGTGCGCCGATCGCGGCGGCACCGATGGACGAGGACACGGCACTGCAATTGGCGTTGCGTCTCAAGGCATTAGCCGATCCAGCACGGATCAGGTTGATGTCGATCCTGCTCACCGCCAGGGGCAACGGAGTGTGTACCTGCGACCTCGCGGCGGCGATCGGATTGTCCGACGGAACCGTGAGCCACCACCTGGGCCAATTGAAGAGGGCGGGGTTGGTGGCCTCGGAGCGGCGCGGGACGAACGTCTACTACCGAGCACAGGTCGAGGCCTTGGAGGCGCTGCGCGGAGCCTTGTCGTCCTGCTGCTGA